AATCCGACCGCGAGTTATTCCAGGTGATTGCACTCGACGCGAAGGGAGTCCCGCGCAGCCGAATCACAGCGCAGCACGCGACGAACTTGCTGGCTGAAGCATCGCAAAGAGCAAAAGCGCCCATCGAAGAAGCGAACGCTTCGCGCCGCAAAAAACCGTCCACGAAAAGCGCGATGATCAAGTTGTCCTCTACCACCGTGCAACAACCATCCACCGCAACGCATTGAGCGATCGAATCAAGCACCACAGAACAGGCGCAGCGTGAAGGATGAATAAAAAATGGCCGCAGCATCCGCTGCGGCCATCAACTCATCAACCAGCAATTTCAAGGCCTCAAAGCAACGCACCAAGAACAGACGCGCCGCTCAGAAACCTCAAACGATATTCATTGCCAACGCACTTTCACGATAGTGCTGACTCGCCTTGTCCGCGTCACCGAGTTGCTCATGCAAACGCGCTAACGCACGATGCGAGCGAATCCTCAGCGTCTCGTTATCCGCGAGTTTCAGCGCACGCTCAAGGAACGATTGCGCCTTGCCCCACAACTGCTGATGCAGACACAAGCGGCCCAGCGCAAACATCAAGTCCGCATCTTCCGGACGATCCTTCTGCCACGCTTCCGCCTTCTGGATCAGCGGCAACGCGTCGCCACCAGTCGTATCCGGGTAACGGCGCAACAACCGCGCGTCCCAGTTTTGCGCCAGCGCTTCCTCGACGATCTTGCGCGCTTCCTGCGGACGGTTCAGCGTCACCAGCAACTCAGCCGCGAGATCCGCGAGACGCGGCGAATGACGCTCCGTCGGCGACAGCGAATTCCACAACTCCAGCAGCGCATCGGCATTGTGCCGCCGGTCACGCAGCAGGTTTTCCGCCGCGAGCTGACGCAAACGCACCGCCACCGCCGGATGAATCGCTTCACGCTTTTCGAGCGTCTTGACGAGCTTGAGCACTTCGCCCCAGTTCTTCAACTGCTGCTGCGCGCGCAACATGATCTGCTGCGCGTGAATCCGCCGCGCGCCCTGCGACTGCATTTCGGTCAACGCGGTCAGCGCGCCGTCCGCGTCACGGCCGTCGGCGCGCATGTCGGCGGTGGCCATCAGGCGCGCGTCCTGCCAGTCGGCCTCGTTGATCTGCGAAAGCCATTCGTCGCGCCGCGCATATTCATGCATACGATGCGCCGCGGTGGCCGCGATCAAACCGGCCGCGCCCTTGTTATCGCCATTCGCGAGCGCGTCTTTGGCGGCTTTCTCGGCACGCGAAAAACGCCCGGCGTACAGATTGCCGATCGCGTCGCGCAGCGCGGCATGCGCTTTCGCGACCCGCGAGCGCGCGCGATAAGCGGCCACGCGTTGCGGCATGCGCCAGATGTTGCGGAAGATGCGCAAGAGCGCGTACATCAGGATGAACAGCACCACCAGCCCGACCACGAACAGATTCAACGACATGTCGACGCGGTACGGCGGATAGATCAGCAGCACCTGTCCCATGTCGAAGCGTCCCACCACCGCCAGCACCACCGCGATGGCGAACAGCAACGCAAGCCATAGAAGTCCCCGGATCGCCATGATTAACCTCGGCTCCGGTATTGATTGACGGCTTGCAGGCTCGTGTTCAGATTCGGCAGTTCAACCGCGGCCGAGCCCGCTTGCACCTGTTTGACGAGATCCGCGACGGTCTGCGTTTTCTTCGACGTGTTGTCGAAGTAACGCGTCAGCGCGTTATCCGCTGCCTGCAGGTCGGACTTCAGCGTGGTCTCGTTGCGCGAAAGCAAGGCGAGACGCGCCGACAGCAAACGCAGCTTGAGATTCTCGCGCACGAAATAGCCTTCGTCGGGCGTGACCAGCATCGCGTCGGCGTTGTCGATACGGCGCACCTGCACGAGGCTCGTCAGTTGCTGACCGATGCCGGTGCTCACTTCACGCCACCACACTTTCCAGCGCGGCTCGCCGGTGGCCGCGGCCACCTTGGCCGTATCGGCCCACGTCGCGGCTTGCGGCGTGGCATGGGCGATCGGCGCTTCGCCCGAGAGCGGCAGGCTGTCGACCTGGTCGATTGCGTTGTCGAGCTTGATGGCCATGCCCGTGAGATCGGTGGAAGGCGCCGCCTTCAGCTTGTCGATGTCCTGCGCGATGGCCTTGCGCACGGTGACCGCTTGCGGGCTGTCCGAGGCGGCGAGACGCGTGTCGGCGCTTTGCAGCGCGAACAGCGCGAGCTGCGTGTTGCCGGTGAGCTGCAACTGCTGGCTGGCGGCGGAGAGCATCTGACCGACTTCGGCGAGCGTCCAGTCGTCGCGATTGCGCGCGAGATCCGCGTACTGCTGTTGCAGCGCCT
The nucleotide sequence above comes from Paraburkholderia sp. FT54. Encoded proteins:
- a CDS encoding heme biosynthesis protein HemY; its protein translation is MAIRGLLWLALLFAIAVVLAVVGRFDMGQVLLIYPPYRVDMSLNLFVVGLVVLFILMYALLRIFRNIWRMPQRVAAYRARSRVAKAHAALRDAIGNLYAGRFSRAEKAAKDALANGDNKGAAGLIAATAAHRMHEYARRDEWLSQINEADWQDARLMATADMRADGRDADGALTALTEMQSQGARRIHAQQIMLRAQQQLKNWGEVLKLVKTLEKREAIHPAVAVRLRQLAAENLLRDRRHNADALLELWNSLSPTERHSPRLADLAAELLVTLNRPQEARKIVEEALAQNWDARLLRRYPDTTGGDALPLIQKAEAWQKDRPEDADLMFALGRLCLHQQLWGKAQSFLERALKLADNETLRIRSHRALARLHEQLGDADKASQHYRESALAMNIV